The Mesobacillus jeotgali genome window below encodes:
- a CDS encoding PDR/VanB family oxidoreductase, producing MHRKSTLDVRIKSIKKETATIKRFTLKEMNGSKLPPFSGGSHITTYLPKKSGTLERSYSVFNLSEPGLIEIAVRLAEPSTGGSDYWHHRVSEGNVLRISYPKNHFPLSFQAKHHVLYAAGIGITPFLSMMAELAEKEQSFELHYAAKSKEQCAFYDYLNETYPGHCHFYFSEGEKPERLTVNILKNHRIGTHVYFCGPEKMIQEFTSAAKNFGYPEFNVHYERFAPPVMKDSVPFGITLNQSGKHLSVPADQSLLDVLRQNGIDVPYSCRVGGCGTCEVKVAEGEIDHYDSFLTEEQRDSNQMMLSCVSRGKGNLVLDL from the coding sequence TTGCATCGGAAATCTACCTTGGACGTACGGATAAAATCAATTAAAAAAGAAACAGCGACAATTAAAAGGTTCACACTAAAGGAGATGAATGGATCAAAGTTGCCGCCATTCAGTGGGGGATCTCATATTACCACTTATTTGCCGAAGAAATCGGGAACATTGGAGAGGTCGTATTCAGTTTTTAACCTGTCTGAACCCGGCTTGATCGAAATAGCAGTACGGCTGGCAGAACCTTCAACTGGCGGCTCTGATTACTGGCATCATCGAGTTTCCGAAGGGAATGTGTTAAGAATCAGCTATCCGAAAAATCATTTTCCTTTGAGTTTCCAGGCTAAGCATCATGTTTTATATGCAGCTGGTATTGGAATTACGCCCTTTTTATCGATGATGGCGGAACTTGCTGAAAAAGAACAATCCTTTGAATTGCATTACGCAGCAAAATCAAAAGAGCAGTGCGCATTTTATGATTACTTGAACGAGACTTATCCTGGGCATTGCCATTTTTATTTTTCAGAAGGAGAGAAGCCTGAACGATTAACAGTCAATATTCTTAAGAATCACCGAATCGGCACACATGTTTATTTTTGCGGGCCGGAAAAAATGATACAGGAATTCACGAGTGCAGCCAAAAACTTTGGCTATCCTGAGTTTAATGTCCATTATGAACGATTCGCGCCACCCGTGATGAAGGATTCAGTCCCCTTTGGAATTACCTTGAACCAGAGCGGCAAGCATCTCTCAGTGCCCGCGGACCAATCACTGCTGGATGTCCTTCGCCAAAACGGCATTGATGTCCCTTATTCCTGCAGAGTCGGCGGCTGCGGTACATGTGAAGTGAAGGTGGCAGAAGGAGAGATTGACCACTATGATTCCTTCCTGACAGAAGAACAAAGAGACTCCAACCAAATGATGTTAAGCTGTGTTTCACGCGGGAAAGGGAATTTGGTGCTGGATTTATAA
- a CDS encoding DUF3445 domain-containing protein yields the protein MVSTEKIRSFPYPFGEHDVYRYSNNAIPLNPPIAIEVTETYIEEMNLKRELLKKHPERCYYSEPHTMDAQWEALDQILHDLSKYYPETFKLVTNGDQWIFNNLHTDEKYSFTFGDSTTLDEEPLDFAGRHVQEDLILMMQRDGDLFLDVGQLCFPANWSLYFDAGMSFKEIHTPIPGFKSDSLDERILQFLMRIEAGSPWWRKNWSLMAGNILDTSLETFAEWGQARKKVTKENAGEMVHFRVEVQKLFRLPKSNGILFTIHTHMLQLQEFIQHTPWLEQFSAILKELPEFITDYKGISLYREVVLEYLEGELKKR from the coding sequence ATGGTCTCCACTGAGAAGATCCGTTCATTTCCTTATCCGTTTGGTGAACATGATGTATATAGATATTCTAACAATGCCATTCCATTAAATCCACCAATTGCAATCGAAGTAACGGAAACTTATATAGAGGAAATGAATCTGAAAAGAGAGCTGCTGAAAAAGCACCCGGAACGCTGTTATTATTCAGAGCCGCATACCATGGATGCCCAGTGGGAGGCACTGGACCAGATTTTGCACGATTTGTCCAAATATTATCCTGAAACATTCAAGCTTGTTACCAACGGTGATCAATGGATTTTCAATAACCTACACACTGATGAGAAATACTCCTTCACATTTGGGGATTCAACAACACTGGACGAGGAGCCCCTTGATTTTGCAGGACGCCATGTCCAGGAAGACTTGATCCTGATGATGCAGCGGGACGGAGATTTATTCCTCGATGTGGGCCAGCTTTGTTTTCCGGCCAATTGGTCCTTGTATTTTGATGCAGGCATGTCATTCAAAGAAATACATACACCTATTCCTGGTTTCAAGTCCGACTCTCTTGATGAACGCATCCTCCAGTTTTTAATGAGAATCGAGGCAGGAAGTCCCTGGTGGAGGAAAAACTGGTCGTTGATGGCAGGAAACATCCTGGATACATCGCTCGAAACCTTTGCAGAATGGGGCCAGGCTCGCAAAAAGGTGACCAAAGAAAATGCTGGTGAGATGGTTCACTTTCGAGTAGAAGTTCAAAAATTATTCCGTCTCCCAAAAAGCAATGGAATTTTATTTACGATCCATACACATATGCTTCAGTTGCAGGAATTCATACAGCATACGCCATGGCTGGAACAGTTTTCGGCGATCCTCAAAGAACTTCCGGAATTCATCACTGACTATAAGGGCATCTCTCTCTATCGGGAAGTTGTCCTGGAATATCTGGAGGGGGAATTAAAAAAGAGATGA
- a CDS encoding DUF3231 family protein encodes MSGTNVQLTSTEISNIWSSYLKSSMELRFFQYFQATAEDPGVKNIVEKLVDFSQKSLEDLKAIFIKENLTIPLGFTEKDVRLDADRVFSDTFILYICHDITMLSLSTYPSAFPDCTRKDIRNLFQNAIEFTIKIQNELTELMLSQGIYLKSPQVALDHTVDLVDEMKYLNGLFGGSRPVNAAEIANLSRVIHRARFSKMILVTFSKLASHKDVKQHFSKGRDALEKVLETLGDVFEKENIPYSASGDYNFFEVRSSPFSDKLMLFFVNTCLGMFCFIMINQALTSSLRTDIVTKFTMISNQMKKFYGKGLLLTITEKWLEQPPQALDRKV; translated from the coding sequence ATGAGTGGAACAAACGTACAGCTCACCTCAACGGAAATTTCGAATATATGGTCTTCCTACTTGAAAAGCAGTATGGAGTTGCGATTCTTTCAATATTTCCAGGCAACTGCTGAGGATCCAGGGGTTAAAAATATAGTAGAAAAGTTGGTGGATTTTTCTCAAAAAAGCCTTGAAGATCTAAAGGCTATTTTCATAAAAGAGAACCTGACAATTCCATTGGGCTTTACCGAAAAGGATGTCAGACTGGATGCAGATAGGGTATTTTCGGACACCTTCATCCTATATATTTGCCATGACATAACGATGCTGTCCTTGAGTACATACCCATCTGCGTTTCCCGATTGCACCAGGAAGGACATCAGGAATCTTTTTCAGAATGCTATAGAATTTACGATAAAAATACAAAACGAACTCACCGAACTAATGCTATCCCAAGGAATCTACCTTAAATCTCCCCAGGTAGCGTTGGACCATACAGTTGATTTGGTTGATGAGATGAAATACCTCAATGGGCTTTTCGGCGGTTCACGGCCGGTCAATGCAGCTGAAATCGCAAACCTTTCTAGAGTCATCCACCGGGCCCGTTTCTCAAAAATGATCCTTGTGACATTCAGCAAACTGGCTTCCCACAAAGATGTTAAGCAGCATTTCAGCAAAGGCAGAGATGCTCTGGAAAAAGTCCTGGAAACGCTCGGTGATGTTTTTGAAAAAGAAAACATCCCCTATTCTGCCTCAGGGGATTATAATTTTTTTGAAGTCAGAAGTTCACCATTTTCTGATAAACTAATGCTATTTTTCGTGAACACATGCCTCGGAATGTTCTGCTTCATCATGATCAACCAGGCACTGACATCCAGCTTGAGGACTGATATCGTCACAAAGTTCACGATGATTTCAAATCAGATGAAGAAGTTTTACGGAAAAGGCCTGCTCCTGACCATCACCGAAAAATGGCTAGAACAGCCGCCGCAGGCTTTGGATCGGAAGGTATGA
- a CDS encoding S8 family serine peptidase has translation MKRYFPRVLLTLVAFVMIFSTFGFGAAANGGTTSQTKLTELPLAEIFGDIELSSSRPTSVIVELKAESIIEAKHKGKKQTKASLKSERGKVIGALKNSVKGAEVKREYDYVFSGFSAKLPANEIIKLMALPGVKAVYPNVHYTADVISAEEISAEEFSPNMMNSAPFIGSNEAWDAGYTGEGVTVAVIDTGVDYTHPDLAHAFGDYKGYDFVDDDNDPMEGAGQYHGTHVSGTVAANGGIKGVAPDATLLGYRVLGAEGGTTEDVVAGIEMAVQDGADVMNLSLGNSLNNPDWATSIALDWAMAEGVVAVTSNGNAGPDNWTVGSPGTSREAISVGATQLPYNVYNSAISTSEGVDYPSAKVQGFPSDEELLALNGKEFEFVYVGKGGASDFEGKDLDGKIALIIRGDYPFVDKAENAKNAGAVGAIIFNNVEGEHADVPGLAVPTIKTTLADGQKLLAELEKGNNEISFNIGFSKWVDETMADFSSRGPVALTWMIKPDVSAPGVNIVSTFPGNGYAALQGTSMSSPHVAGAAALLLQKHPKWGTEDVKAALMNTAEDVIDPATGEAYAHNSQGAGSIRIVDAFNTKTLVAPGSHSFGKFVKDSGKQVEKNSFEIKNLSNERKTYSFDVEFAGNPEGIKVSTSKNLKVNAGKSQQVNFNVQVDTSKLEPGYYEGTIVISEGSQTIDVPTILFVGEPDYPRVTGAFMDKVEDGYYVGAYLPGGAEVLEYDVYVFNPNGTIGGFVDTIGSFTNAPVPYHEFLWDGTVQNGINLPNGDWVLGVYVEYAGVTEYKAYLVTKE, from the coding sequence ATGAAGAGGTATTTTCCAAGAGTATTACTTACATTAGTAGCATTCGTAATGATTTTTTCCACATTCGGCTTTGGAGCAGCAGCAAATGGAGGGACAACCTCACAAACCAAATTGACTGAGTTGCCTTTGGCAGAAATTTTTGGGGATATTGAACTTTCGTCCAGCAGGCCGACTTCGGTCATTGTCGAGTTAAAAGCAGAATCAATCATTGAAGCGAAGCATAAAGGAAAGAAGCAGACAAAGGCCAGCCTTAAATCTGAACGAGGGAAAGTAATTGGTGCATTAAAGAATTCTGTTAAAGGTGCAGAGGTGAAAAGGGAATATGATTATGTATTCTCTGGATTCTCTGCGAAACTACCAGCAAATGAAATTATTAAACTAATGGCGCTGCCTGGCGTAAAGGCAGTATACCCGAATGTTCATTACACAGCAGATGTCATTTCTGCAGAAGAAATTTCGGCGGAGGAATTCAGCCCGAATATGATGAACAGTGCTCCATTCATCGGTTCTAATGAAGCGTGGGATGCAGGCTATACTGGTGAGGGAGTTACAGTAGCGGTAATCGATACTGGTGTTGATTACACTCACCCTGATCTTGCACATGCATTTGGCGATTACAAAGGGTATGACTTTGTCGATGATGACAATGACCCAATGGAAGGTGCTGGACAATACCACGGTACGCACGTATCTGGTACAGTTGCTGCCAATGGAGGAATCAAAGGGGTCGCTCCTGATGCTACATTGCTAGGATACCGAGTACTAGGCGCTGAGGGCGGTACGACGGAAGATGTAGTTGCTGGAATTGAAATGGCAGTTCAAGACGGTGCTGACGTCATGAACCTGTCTCTTGGTAACTCATTGAACAATCCAGACTGGGCAACTTCCATTGCGCTTGATTGGGCAATGGCTGAGGGTGTAGTAGCAGTTACTTCAAACGGAAATGCTGGTCCGGACAACTGGACAGTTGGATCTCCTGGTACTTCCCGTGAGGCGATTTCTGTTGGGGCAACACAGCTGCCGTATAATGTGTATAATTCTGCGATTTCTACTTCAGAAGGCGTAGATTATCCTTCAGCGAAAGTTCAAGGTTTTCCAAGTGATGAAGAGTTACTTGCACTAAATGGTAAAGAATTTGAGTTTGTTTACGTTGGAAAAGGTGGAGCAAGTGATTTTGAAGGAAAAGATCTTGATGGGAAAATTGCTTTAATCATTCGTGGAGATTATCCATTTGTTGACAAAGCTGAAAATGCAAAGAATGCTGGTGCGGTCGGAGCAATCATCTTCAACAATGTTGAAGGTGAACATGCAGATGTTCCTGGATTAGCTGTCCCAACAATTAAGACTACATTAGCAGATGGTCAAAAATTGCTTGCTGAGTTAGAAAAGGGTAATAACGAAATTTCTTTCAATATTGGATTCTCTAAGTGGGTAGACGAAACAATGGCTGATTTCTCTTCCCGGGGTCCAGTAGCCCTCACATGGATGATCAAGCCGGATGTATCAGCTCCTGGCGTGAACATTGTAAGTACCTTCCCTGGCAACGGTTATGCTGCGTTACAAGGTACTAGTATGTCATCTCCACACGTTGCTGGAGCAGCAGCATTGCTTTTACAAAAGCATCCTAAATGGGGTACTGAAGATGTAAAGGCTGCACTGATGAACACTGCTGAAGATGTGATTGACCCGGCTACGGGCGAAGCCTACGCACATAACTCTCAGGGTGCAGGAAGCATCCGTATTGTTGACGCTTTTAATACAAAAACTCTTGTCGCTCCAGGCAGCCACTCATTTGGCAAATTTGTTAAAGATAGTGGCAAGCAGGTCGAAAAGAACAGCTTTGAAATCAAGAACCTTTCCAATGAAAGAAAGACTTATAGCTTTGATGTTGAGTTTGCTGGAAACCCAGAAGGTATCAAGGTTTCGACAAGCAAGAACCTAAAAGTTAACGCAGGCAAGTCCCAGCAGGTGAACTTCAATGTTCAGGTAGATACTTCTAAGCTGGAGCCAGGCTATTACGAAGGAACGATCGTAATTAGCGAAGGATCACAGACGATTGACGTACCGACGATCCTGTTTGTTGGCGAGCCGGACTACCCTCGTGTAACGGGTGCTTTCATGGATAAGGTTGAGGATGGATACTATGTTGGTGCGTATCTGCCGGGAGGTGCGGAAGTACTTGAATATGATGTTTATGTCTTCAACCCTAATGGAACAATTGGAGGTTTTGTTGATACAATCGGCTCATTCACAAACGCTCCAGTTCCGTATCATGAATTCCTCTGGGATGGCACAGTTCAAAATGGAATTAATCTTCCAAACGGTGACTGGGTACTAGGCGTTTATGTAGAATATGCAGGAGTCACAGAATACAAAGCCTACCTGGTAACAAAAGAATAA
- a CDS encoding dimethylamine monooxygenase subunit DmmA family protein translates to MNQDHLSLMEGKRKFLFCADSQGVRSLYILVSQAIDENAPFDFHIFQEESEESFVDEWISHQKMGTYLYISGAVDFVKRIQNKALKIGFTEHDFQSLPIGPAKKKLVCCTCHGESEVDVEPHITCAHCGLELEVSDHYSRRLDAYLGYVTIR, encoded by the coding sequence ATGAACCAAGATCATTTATCATTGATGGAAGGCAAGAGAAAGTTTCTGTTTTGTGCAGATTCACAAGGTGTGAGGTCTTTATATATTCTCGTTAGCCAGGCAATAGATGAGAATGCGCCATTCGATTTTCATATTTTTCAGGAAGAGAGTGAAGAAAGCTTTGTGGATGAATGGATCAGCCATCAGAAAATGGGTACGTATCTATACATTTCGGGTGCAGTGGATTTTGTAAAAAGGATACAAAATAAAGCATTGAAGATAGGCTTTACTGAACATGACTTTCAATCGCTCCCTATTGGGCCTGCTAAGAAAAAACTAGTCTGTTGTACTTGCCACGGTGAAAGTGAAGTAGATGTTGAACCACATATCACTTGCGCACACTGTGGACTGGAGCTTGAAGTGTCGGATCATTATTCACGCCGTTTGGATGCCTATTTGGGGTATGTCACAATCAGATAG
- a CDS encoding dicarboxylate/amino acid:cation symporter, whose protein sequence is MNIWHSYKNSSFILKMTVGFVLGIVAGIVFGAEAEVLKPFGTLLIKLLNLIATPVVFLTVVLAVNQMNPAQLGRTGGKLVLYYGATTAAAVLIGLGLALWINPGDSLSLPNTEVEKPATPSISDVIFNIVPDNFFAAFTSGNLMAILFLAIIIGFTISGMRFANEEKIQNYGAQLQVFFEAANELFFRILKGILLYAPIGIFAISASTFGTQGWDTLTSLLEFTAVFYIGVIILWLFVYSGTLKLFKIPVRSFFANTKDAYTTAFFTSSSIASLPVAIESARKAGISEKMVNFSLPLGAVFNSDGGALRMGASIVFAANVTGISFSLTDFITIVLIGTLLSIGTAGIPAAGLVTLSVVLTMFDLPLEVVALIAGVDAIIGMAGTASNVVGDVVGAAVVDQSEKKAEMAGS, encoded by the coding sequence GTGAACATTTGGCATTCATACAAAAATTCATCTTTTATTTTAAAAATGACAGTCGGCTTCGTACTTGGCATTGTAGCTGGTATTGTATTCGGGGCGGAAGCGGAGGTGCTCAAACCTTTCGGGACGCTGTTAATAAAACTGCTTAACCTGATTGCTACTCCTGTTGTTTTCCTGACGGTTGTGCTCGCAGTCAATCAAATGAATCCTGCGCAATTAGGCCGGACCGGAGGAAAGCTGGTGCTTTATTATGGAGCGACCACGGCAGCGGCCGTCTTGATCGGCCTTGGACTTGCTCTATGGATCAATCCTGGGGACTCCCTTTCACTGCCTAACACGGAGGTTGAGAAGCCTGCTACACCTTCGATTTCCGACGTGATCTTCAATATTGTCCCGGATAATTTCTTTGCTGCTTTTACATCGGGAAATTTAATGGCCATCCTGTTCCTGGCGATCATTATTGGCTTTACGATTTCAGGGATGAGATTTGCTAATGAGGAGAAAATCCAAAACTATGGAGCCCAACTGCAAGTATTTTTTGAAGCGGCGAATGAATTGTTCTTCAGGATTCTAAAAGGAATCCTCCTATACGCTCCAATCGGTATTTTTGCGATAAGTGCTTCGACATTCGGCACACAAGGTTGGGATACATTAACCTCATTATTGGAGTTTACAGCAGTATTCTATATCGGGGTCATCATTCTGTGGCTCTTTGTTTACAGTGGGACTTTGAAACTATTCAAGATTCCGGTCAGAAGCTTTTTTGCCAACACAAAGGATGCTTATACAACAGCGTTCTTCACATCCAGCAGCATCGCTTCCTTGCCTGTTGCAATTGAAAGTGCGAGGAAGGCGGGCATCAGCGAAAAAATGGTGAACTTCAGTTTACCTTTGGGAGCTGTGTTCAACTCAGATGGCGGAGCGCTTCGGATGGGCGCCTCGATTGTCTTTGCTGCCAATGTAACAGGGATCAGCTTCTCACTGACTGATTTCATTACCATCGTCCTGATCGGGACTCTTCTCTCGATTGGAACAGCAGGTATCCCTGCTGCAGGTCTGGTGACTTTGTCAGTCGTGCTGACGATGTTTGATTTGCCGCTTGAGGTCGTAGCTCTGATTGCCGGTGTCGATGCAATCATCGGCATGGCCGGAACAGCCTCTAACGTAGTAGGAGACGTGGTTGGTGCCGCAGTGGTTGACCAATCCGAAAAGAAAGCTGAAATGGCTGGATCATAA